Proteins from a single region of Mycetohabitans endofungorum:
- a CDS encoding ABC transporter permease yields MKRFGLLPAWAFLGLFFVLPLLALVPETVRSGGEAFGQVIADHLFLSAFRNTVMLGLFSGCLSAIVGTAIAIELTRQPESRRHWLMMLLGIPLAFSGLVIAYGFILAYGRAGFVTQLIVMLGGDPAQGGRWLYSAVGLALAYAYYLIPRVALSLYPVFANLDERPWLAARTLGASRTRAFFDTVIPEVAPSIIANACLAAALAMGTYGTALALVGTQLNILPLFLFSKINDSNADLAAASAVSLILLSLCVFVLGVGNVFTSRREYAATQKS; encoded by the coding sequence ATGAAGCGATTTGGCCTACTTCCAGCCTGGGCCTTTCTCGGCTTGTTTTTCGTTCTGCCGCTCCTTGCTCTCGTCCCCGAGACCGTTAGGAGCGGTGGCGAAGCATTCGGTCAAGTGATTGCCGATCATTTATTCCTAAGCGCATTTAGGAATACGGTGATGCTCGGCCTGTTCTCCGGCTGCCTCTCGGCTATCGTAGGTACTGCGATTGCTATCGAACTGACGAGGCAGCCGGAATCCCGCCGCCACTGGCTAATGATGTTACTAGGGATCCCACTTGCTTTTTCAGGTCTGGTTATTGCTTATGGTTTTATTTTAGCTTACGGTAGGGCGGGCTTCGTGACACAGCTTATAGTGATGCTTGGTGGCGACCCTGCTCAGGGCGGGCGATGGCTTTACTCAGCTGTCGGGCTTGCTTTAGCTTACGCGTATTATTTGATTCCCCGCGTGGCATTATCACTTTATCCGGTCTTCGCCAACTTGGATGAACGCCCGTGGCTAGCAGCTCGTACACTCGGCGCCTCGCGTACACGCGCATTTTTCGATACGGTCATACCTGAAGTTGCACCATCGATCATTGCGAACGCTTGCCTAGCTGCGGCTTTAGCCATGGGCACTTATGGTACCGCACTTGCTTTAGTGGGAACGCAACTCAATATTCTTCCGTTGTTCTTGTTTTCCAAAATCAATGATAGTAACGCCGATTTGGCTGCAGCATCAGCCGTTTCGCTAATACTATTGAGTCTTTGTGTTTTTGTCTTGGGAGTGGGTAATGTTTTCACAAGCCGGCGTGAATACGCTGCTACCCAAAAAAGTTAA
- a CDS encoding ABC transporter substrate-binding protein: MKRRRFVQSAALVSFAGFGTTASTVASTSDIVWEKVQLYPGELALYEAAKKESEVVSWDTGPTWANWKALFDAFNKRYPGIKLHYNDLGSAATVTALNKSRRRPQADTAYYFAASAVDAVKQGVVAPFKPIHFDTLPEVFRDPEGKWFTIHTLNVAFIVNKKLVRNTPTSWADLLKPEYKNSIVYLDPRSAGVGQVVVFATAYANGGSVDDVKPGIDYLGKLHAAGNVIRTEGTTPYSKFMKGEIPIWIGYENDGLKAKYAEKGMTDVVDVVIPKEASVAAPYGISLVKNGPHPNAGKLWLNFIMSEIGQQLFAKGFVRPSVKSISLPPDIQQKMPDAPQTRPLDVIKASARKSEVDRLWAKAVLKN; encoded by the coding sequence ATGAAACGCAGACGCTTTGTTCAATCGGCAGCGCTAGTGTCATTTGCAGGGTTTGGAACTACTGCTTCCACTGTTGCTTCTACTTCTGATATCGTTTGGGAAAAAGTGCAGCTTTATCCTGGTGAGCTTGCGCTTTACGAGGCTGCCAAAAAAGAAAGCGAGGTCGTTTCGTGGGATACGGGGCCAACATGGGCCAATTGGAAGGCACTATTCGATGCGTTCAACAAGCGCTATCCGGGAATCAAACTGCACTATAATGATTTGGGTTCTGCTGCGACTGTGACTGCGCTGAATAAAAGCCGGCGTCGGCCTCAAGCAGACACAGCTTATTATTTTGCAGCATCCGCGGTGGATGCTGTAAAACAGGGTGTGGTGGCACCTTTTAAGCCGATCCACTTCGATACGCTGCCCGAGGTGTTTCGAGATCCAGAGGGCAAGTGGTTTACCATCCATACGCTGAACGTGGCATTCATTGTAAACAAAAAACTTGTGCGCAATACGCCCACTTCTTGGGCTGATTTGCTCAAGCCAGAGTACAAGAATAGCATCGTCTACCTCGATCCGCGCTCCGCGGGTGTGGGGCAGGTTGTCGTCTTCGCTACAGCCTACGCCAATGGAGGTTCCGTAGACGACGTTAAGCCCGGCATCGATTATTTGGGGAAACTGCATGCTGCGGGCAATGTCATTCGAACTGAAGGAACAACGCCTTATTCGAAGTTCATGAAGGGCGAAATACCGATCTGGATCGGTTACGAAAATGATGGACTTAAAGCTAAATACGCAGAAAAAGGCATGACCGATGTTGTTGATGTCGTGATTCCTAAAGAAGCTAGTGTTGCGGCACCTTATGGCATTAGCCTAGTGAAGAATGGGCCGCACCCGAATGCGGGAAAATTGTGGCTTAACTTCATCATGAGCGAAATCGGACAGCAACTGTTTGCCAAGGGCTTTGTCCGACCCTCGGTGAAGAGTATTTCACTGCCTCCCGATATTCAGCAAAAGATGCCAGACGCACCACAAACACGGCCTCTTGATGTGATTAAGGCATCTGCTCGCAAGAGCGAAGTCGATCGTTTATGGGCGAAGGCCGTTTTGAAAAATTAA
- a CDS encoding TIGR00725 family protein: protein MFSQAGVNTLLPKKVNKQLRRLIEIQAGPHRNPQPVGIIGPSICDEACRSAAYKVASVLASAGVPIICGGRGGVMEAACHGAYDMGGIAIGILPEEDRCSANKYVTLALPTGIGEIRNVLVVRGSVCVVAIGGGMGTLSEMALGVKWSKAVFTLYEEFRLPSARAAENTDQLLEWVIEYLVRESDAGPQ from the coding sequence ATGTTTTCACAAGCCGGCGTGAATACGCTGCTACCCAAAAAAGTTAACAAGCAGCTTCGCCGGTTAATCGAAATTCAAGCGGGGCCACATCGCAATCCTCAACCGGTAGGAATAATTGGACCAAGTATTTGTGATGAGGCATGCCGCTCAGCGGCATACAAAGTGGCAAGCGTCTTGGCAAGTGCCGGCGTGCCTATCATTTGCGGAGGACGGGGCGGTGTAATGGAAGCTGCATGCCATGGTGCATATGACATGGGAGGAATAGCCATTGGCATTCTCCCAGAAGAAGACCGGTGTAGCGCTAACAAATACGTTACATTGGCGCTTCCTACAGGGATTGGTGAAATACGCAATGTGCTGGTCGTGCGCGGTAGCGTATGCGTGGTTGCCATTGGAGGTGGAATGGGAACACTTTCTGAGATGGCATTGGGCGTAAAGTGGAGCAAGGCCGTTTTTACGTTATACGAAGAATTTAGGCTACCCAGTGCTCGGGCAGCTGAAAATACCGATCAGCTTCTCGAATGGGTAATCGAATATCTAGTTCGTGAGTCCGATGCGGGCCCTCAATAA